The Chionomys nivalis chromosome 1, mChiNiv1.1, whole genome shotgun sequence sequence CAAAGCACATGGAAACCACTGTGAGGTGAGAAGCACAAGTCCCAAAGGCTTTGCGTCGTCCCTGGGAAGAGCGAATACGCAGAATGGCCGCGACTATGTGAGCATAGGAAAAGAGCACCAGGATGCAGGGAAGCATGATCACCAGAAATCCTGAGATGGCCACCATGACCTTGTTGAGGGAGATGTCCACACAAGACAGCCTTAGCACAGCCAGCATCTCACAGGCAAAGTGATTGATGACCTTATGACAGAAGGGTAACTGGAAGATCATGACGGTTTGCATTAGTGAGTTTGTGAGACCAGCAGTCAGGCAGGCGGAAGCCAGTCCCAGGCACAGCCCTCCATGCATAATGACCGTGTAGTGCAGAGGGTAGCACACTGCCAcgtagcggtcataggccatggcaCCTAGCAGGAAGAACTCCGTGCTGCCCATTGCTAAGGAGATATACAGCTGCATCACACATCTGTGAAGTGAGATGGACTTCCAGGCTGACAGGAAGTGGATGAGCATCTGGGGCACCGTGCTGTTGGTGTAACAGATGTCCACAAACGACAGGAcgctgaggaagaagtacatgggtgtATGGAGCCTGCTGTCCAGCACTATGAGGAGGATGATGAGCAGGTTCCCTAGGATGGTCAGCAAGTACATGGCCAGGAACAGCACAAACAAGGAGACTTGAGTCCCCCAGTTGCTGGATAACCCCAGCAGTAAGAACTCACTCACCCATGTCTGGTTTTCCTTGCCCATTTGCTCCCTGAGAATTAAGCCCAAGTTATATATCAACAAATATCAGATCATAACCAAAACCCTTCGCAAAACTTCCGTTAAATGGAGAATTTACTAAAATGCTTGGGTCATTCGATTGAAAAGTATGACTATAAAACTTCACTCTCTGCTTTACATTCAATTTTCATCTTAAGTTTGGCACTTTGCTGAATGTCagtttcccagaacccacagtgagATAGCTTAACAGTTATAAACACTTTTCTATAGATTTACGTTTTAGTGCTGAGTTCTCCAACTCTACAAAAAATGacactctatttttttctttatctactcAAGAATTGTGagtttcaatttaaaaaacagaaaatgtgagTAGATTTTTTTGAGGTATAAGGAAATGTCAAAAACACCATTTCAGAGttagtaaaaatttaaaagtaaaaccttTGTGACCCTGTCCCATCTTAAAAATCTTCATGATTGTCTCTGTCTCTTAGAAGACACAAGGGAATCATCCCCAGTGTTAAGTTTTTCCTCCAGAAGAGTGGCAAAGAAGAGGTTAATGAGTATATCTGTAAAGACACAAGGCCAATTCAGAAATGCACTAGCTAGCATCTCTCTTAAATATAATATCTAACCCCTACCACAAATACTACCTTTAACCATGGAACCATAGAAATCATTTGATTTAACCATAGGACCATAAAATAATTACCTAAAACCATGAGACCACAGAAATCATTATCTATAACCATCGGAGTATGGAAATCTAGCAACACATTCCAACTGTCCTCTCAGATACAACTGAGACCACCAGGCATAGGACTTTGATCATCTACATAAACAGCTGGTGCAGGATATTTTTGGATCTGCCAAAAGGGAGCACAGATTCAAGTCTGCCCTGTTTACTGGGGAAAGCGAAGAATAGcatcagagaaaggaaggaagagttatATCCCTTCTAACAAGTTCTTAGCCAAGAAGGAAAAAGGGATGTAATGTGACTGACTATAATAATGCCTGAAGACTTCCAGCTATGGATCCCGGCACAGGTTTGAGACACCCCAATATTCTACAGTGATACTGTCCAGAGTCTGCTTCCTCAGGACAATGGACTCTGTGTTTCATAACTTCAGCAGCAGAACATTTTCATACAAGCACAGGCATAAGggatggtgatgaggatgttTAGGCGAGCAGATAACCTCTCTAGCTGAGACAAATGTGGAtgtatttcacattttttttctgaaaaggcagagagattgAAGCAGCTTTTCCCAGTCCGTGAGATTTTTGGAAACCACTTGTGACTTTAATAAAGTGTGAACACAAGGTTACTAAGAGCTTCTGAGGACATTTATGTACACAGAACACTTAAGGCTTCAGAAATACAATAACATCATCAACATCAAAAGTCTTGGATTGTTATGTACCTGTTAGATTGCTGTTCTCTGACTGCCTGAGTTATAGTCCAGAAAGAATGTGGAAAGCTTGAGAGAAGACAGATGTCTGAGGCACATCTGGGAGATGAATCTGAAAGGGTCCTGTTCCTCAGTCTGAGTACCCAAAATGTGTCTTCTTAGAGTAGGACATCAGGACTTGACCTGTAGCTCTTTAGTAACCAATTTCAGTCCAACCCTTAGAGGTTTCAGCAAACAGAGAGAGGCTGAATGGTATGGGGACCCTGGCTCTATGCCGCTGGTGCCCTCTTCACTGGGACATCTCCGAGACAGGAGTCTGGCATTGCCCAGGTGCAGGTTAGGACTGTTTTGGAAGAAGGAACTTTCCTCCTCAGAGATGAAATCTCTACAGGCCAATTATGCCATGCTTGTTAGGCTTCGGTTACTTTCTGTTAGTTTTTTTATTAGTTGAtctctatctttaaaaacaaaatcaaaaacagaacaCTCAACTTTGCCCCTTTACTTGGAAATTTCTAAGTAGTCGTTTATCTCTAAATTCTTATCTACACTGGAGACTTTAAAATGACAGTTTAGAGTTCACTAAGCAGGAGTTCAAGAAGGGACTATGAAGTTCAATAGCCCCCAGGAGACAGTCCTCTGATTTTGTTAAAAGTAGACTTGGAGGAAGTTGTTGCTTGTCCATCTTTTACGTCATGAGTCTACATACTTCTGACTGGAATTTTGAATCCAGTATGTCCAGTTATTTCTGAACTATGTCCATGGCCTTCAGGCAATGTGTCTTGTACTGTGGCAATTCAGTTGTGTTTTTTCTTCACAACTAATGCAAATATTCTGTAGGACCTTTAACCCACTGGAGCCCCTACTGAAAGACTCCTTTTGATATAGGCACTATggaataatttacttttttaaatctaGAGGTCTGCCTTTGTGTTCTACAAATACTCTTGAAATTTACTACTCACTATAAACACCAGTGCTGGAACGGAATGAACACAGGcagacagtcacacacacacacacacacacacacacgggtggggGAGATCCTTTGTCCCATGTATCTCCCCACTTCGATCATCTAGTGTTAGAATTACTACACTGAGGGCGGAGAGacggatcagtggttaagaacactgacttctcttccagaggacctgggtgtaaTTTCCAGCATACCCATGACAGCTGACAACTAGCTTTATAATTGCAATTCCACccaatctgat is a genomic window containing:
- the LOC130887618 gene encoding olfactory receptor-like protein OLF3, with amino-acid sequence MGKENQTWVSEFLLLGLSSNWGTQVSLFVLFLAMYLLTILGNLLIILLIVLDSRLHTPMYFFLSVLSFVDICYTNSTVPQMLIHFLSAWKSISLHRCVMQLYISLAMGSTEFFLLGAMAYDRYVAVCYPLHYTVIMHGGLCLGLASACLTAGLTNSLMQTVMIFQLPFCHKVINHFACEMLAVLRLSCVDISLNKVMVAISGFLVIMLPCILVLFSYAHIVAAILRIRSSQGRRKAFGTCASHLTVVSMCFGTAIFTYMRPVGRSSAGQEKMVALFYAVVTPMLNPLIYSLRNNDVIGALKRAVEKLKEKTR